Proteins from one Clostridium cellulovorans 743B genomic window:
- the hypB gene encoding hydrogenase nickel incorporation protein HypB, with protein MDTYKVLEIKQSVFQDNDRQANLLREELKKEKTFLLNLMSSPGSGKTTTVLRTIEALKNEMRIGVLEADIDSDVDADTVSKTGSKVIQLHTGGMCHLDADMTKQGLQGLGTEDVDFVILENVGNLVCPAEFDTGATKNAMILSVPEGDDKPLKYPLMFSIVDVVLINKIDAVSYFNFDFEAVKERITKLNPNIKVIPISAKTGEGIDEWAQWVRDEVKDWNEK; from the coding sequence ATGGATACATATAAAGTTCTTGAAATTAAACAAAGTGTCTTCCAAGACAATGATAGACAAGCGAATTTGCTTAGGGAAGAATTGAAGAAAGAAAAGACATTTCTATTGAATTTAATGTCATCACCAGGTTCAGGTAAAACAACAACTGTTTTAAGAACAATTGAAGCTTTAAAGAATGAAATGAGAATTGGTGTTTTAGAAGCAGATATCGATTCTGATGTTGACGCTGACACTGTTTCTAAAACTGGTTCAAAAGTAATTCAATTACATACTGGAGGTATGTGTCACCTTGATGCAGATATGACTAAACAAGGCTTGCAAGGACTTGGAACAGAAGATGTAGATTTTGTTATCTTAGAAAATGTAGGGAACTTAGTATGTCCTGCAGAGTTTGATACTGGTGCAACTAAGAATGCTATGATTTTAAGCGTACCAGAGGGTGATGACAAACCTCTAAAATATCCTTTAATGTTTTCAATTGTTGATGTTGTGTTAATCAATAAAATTGATGCAGTATCTTATTTCAATTTTGATTTTGAGGCAGTAAAAGAGCGTATAACTAAATTGAACCCTAATATCAAAGTTATCCCGATATCTGCTAAAACCGGTGAAGGAATTGATGAATGGGCTCAGTGGGTACGTGACGAAGTGAAAGACTGGAATGAAAAATAG
- a CDS encoding oleate hydratase, translating to MYYSNGNYEAFACPLKPEGVDQKSAYLVGAGLASLSAACFLVRDGQMKGENIHILEELSLSGGACDGIKDNQRGFIIRGGREMENHFECLWDLFRSIPSIETEGVSVLDEYYWLNKKDPNYSLQRATINRGEDAQTNNKFGLSDRASMELVKLFFTRDEDLYDRRIDEVFSEDLLNSNFWMYWRTMFAFRDWHSALEMKLYLQRFIHHIGGLPDLSALKFTKYNQYESLILPMVKYLESHGVHFQYDTEVTNVIFDTTGEKKVAKQIICNHNGKEEVINLTENDLVFVTNGSCTENSTLGDQNTAPEFDDSIRGCWQLWKNIAAQDPAFGNPDKFCSNTKETNWESATITTLDDRIPPYIQKICKRDPFSGKVVTGGIVTCKDSNWLMSWTLNRQPHFKEQPKDQLCVWVYGLFSEVPGNYIKKPMKECTGIEITEEWLYHMGVPEDQIHDMAVNSANSVPCMMPYITAFFMPRSLEDRPKVVPDGSVNFAFLGQFAHTDRDTVFTTEYSVRTAMEAVYTLLDIDRGVPEVFNSCYDIRVLLDSTVKMMDGEKPINKLPVPMEALKKIQGTVIEEVLRRYNII from the coding sequence ATGTATTATAGCAATGGAAATTATGAAGCTTTTGCATGTCCTTTAAAACCTGAAGGTGTAGATCAAAAATCTGCATATTTAGTTGGTGCTGGTTTAGCATCATTATCAGCAGCGTGTTTTTTAGTGCGTGATGGTCAAATGAAGGGTGAAAATATTCATATATTAGAAGAACTAAGCTTATCCGGAGGAGCTTGCGATGGTATTAAAGATAACCAAAGAGGCTTTATTATAAGAGGCGGACGTGAAATGGAAAACCACTTTGAATGTTTGTGGGATTTATTCCGTTCAATTCCTTCTATTGAGACAGAAGGTGTTTCAGTTTTAGATGAATATTACTGGTTAAATAAAAAAGATCCAAACTATTCTCTTCAAAGAGCAACAATCAATAGAGGTGAAGATGCTCAAACTAATAATAAATTTGGATTAAGTGATAGAGCTTCTATGGAACTTGTAAAGTTATTCTTTACTCGTGATGAAGATTTATATGATAGAAGAATCGATGAAGTGTTCTCAGAAGACCTTCTTAACTCTAACTTCTGGATGTACTGGAGAACAATGTTCGCATTTAGAGATTGGCACAGTGCATTAGAAATGAAACTTTATCTTCAAAGATTTATTCACCATATTGGTGGACTTCCTGACTTATCTGCATTAAAGTTTACAAAATACAATCAATATGAGTCATTAATCCTACCAATGGTAAAATACCTTGAATCACATGGAGTTCACTTCCAATATGACACTGAAGTAACAAATGTTATTTTTGATACTACCGGTGAAAAGAAAGTAGCTAAGCAAATCATTTGCAACCACAACGGTAAGGAAGAAGTAATAAATCTTACAGAAAATGATTTAGTTTTTGTTACTAATGGAAGCTGTACAGAAAACTCAACTCTTGGTGACCAAAACACTGCACCAGAATTTGATGATTCTATAAGAGGATGTTGGCAATTATGGAAGAACATCGCTGCACAAGATCCAGCTTTCGGTAATCCTGATAAGTTCTGTTCTAATACAAAAGAAACAAATTGGGAGTCTGCTACAATAACTACTCTTGATGACAGAATTCCACCATACATTCAAAAAATCTGCAAACGTGATCCATTTAGCGGAAAGGTTGTTACTGGTGGTATAGTTACTTGTAAAGATTCAAACTGGTTAATGAGTTGGACATTAAATAGACAACCTCACTTTAAGGAACAACCAAAAGATCAACTTTGTGTTTGGGTATATGGTTTATTCTCAGAAGTTCCAGGAAACTATATAAAGAAACCAATGAAAGAATGTACAGGTATCGAAATCACAGAAGAATGGTTGTATCATATGGGAGTTCCAGAAGATCAAATCCACGATATGGCTGTAAATTCAGCTAACTCCGTACCTTGTATGATGCCATACATCACTGCATTCTTTATGCCAAGAAGCTTAGAAGACAGACCTAAGGTTGTTCCAGATGGAAGCGTAAACTTTGCGTTCCTTGGTCAATTTGCACATACAGATCGCGACACAGTGTTCACAACAGAATACTCAGTAAGAACAGCTATGGAAGCAGTTTATACATTGCTTGATATAGATCGTGGAGTACCAGAAGTATTTAATTCATGCTATGACATACGTGTATTACTTGATTCTACAGTTAAGATGATGGATGGAGAAAAACCAATAAATAAACTTCCAGTACCAATGGAAGCACTAAAGAAGATTCAAGGAACTGTAATAGAAGAAGTATTAAGAAGATACAACATAATATAG
- a CDS encoding DUF5692 family protein, protein MFVFNYASGASFLSVWGVWILVFIALFGFNEIARRWKYVGLFSFIILPIVLSILWFTVLSDTTYTDWFHLAKVYSSTAGCIGFWCIRHVKFKNKSTGKEWRLSDKKWALCFPPLILAINILEAVARDFQVGTQYAGGGILADEAAYVLGGPWNFMNGIAGILNIITITGWVGIRIKKKTNKDGSKDMLWPDMLWFWILAYDLWNFAYTYNCLPSHSWYCGFALLLAPTLCAFTVGKGAWLQHRAQTLAIWCMFAQTFPAFIDTGAFAVASTYNKTPLFAFSFLSLAANIAVFVYMIYKAVKTKRNPYLGELYTDLNEYKEIKALAE, encoded by the coding sequence ATGTTTGTTTTCAACTATGCCAGCGGAGCATCATTCTTAAGTGTATGGGGTGTTTGGATATTAGTATTTATAGCACTCTTTGGTTTTAATGAGATAGCTCGAAGATGGAAATATGTCGGACTTTTTAGTTTTATTATTTTACCAATAGTACTTTCAATATTATGGTTTACTGTATTAAGTGATACAACTTATACAGATTGGTTCCATTTAGCAAAGGTATATTCTTCTACAGCAGGATGTATAGGTTTTTGGTGTATTAGACACGTAAAATTCAAGAACAAATCAACAGGAAAAGAGTGGAGATTATCTGATAAGAAGTGGGCCTTATGCTTTCCACCACTTATCCTTGCAATTAATATCCTAGAAGCAGTAGCTCGTGATTTCCAGGTTGGTACTCAGTATGCTGGTGGAGGGATTCTAGCAGATGAAGCTGCGTATGTACTTGGTGGTCCATGGAACTTTATGAATGGTATAGCAGGTATCTTAAATATCATAACTATAACTGGATGGGTAGGAATTCGCATAAAGAAAAAAACTAACAAGGATGGCAGCAAAGATATGCTATGGCCTGATATGTTATGGTTTTGGATATTAGCATATGATTTATGGAATTTTGCATACACATATAATTGTTTACCAAGTCACTCTTGGTATTGTGGTTTTGCGTTATTGTTAGCTCCAACACTTTGTGCATTTACTGTAGGAAAAGGAGCATGGCTACAACATAGAGCACAAACTCTTGCAATATGGTGTATGTTTGCACAGACATTCCCAGCATTCATTGATACTGGTGCTTTTGCCGTTGCTTCAACATATAATAAGACACCATTATTTGCATTTAGTTTCTTATCATTAGCTGCAAATATAGCTGTATTTGTTTATATGATTTACAAAGCAGTTAAGACAAAAAGAAATCCTTATCTTGGAGAGTTATATACAGATTTGAATGAATACAAAGAAATTAAAGCACTTGCAGAATAA
- a CDS encoding TetR/AcrR family transcriptional regulator C-terminal domain-containing protein: protein MKQSAKVEIINSFKELLSKKSIDKITVKAVCEHCNVNRQTFYNHFADIIDVFKFMFQEELAIEIAQNRTFETWSCGFLATMNYLKRNSKMMLNVFNSSYWPETNTYLTHLSNKLLEDVVDECVEKLEVKLKDNDKKMIISFYRHVFNGLLIDWVSEGMKEEPEIILKELLIMVPGSIPRSVIAFVEETKKIHR, encoded by the coding sequence ATGAAACAGAGTGCTAAAGTTGAGATAATTAATTCATTTAAAGAGTTATTAAGTAAAAAATCTATAGATAAAATTACTGTAAAGGCAGTTTGTGAACATTGTAATGTAAATAGACAAACGTTTTATAACCACTTTGCTGATATTATAGACGTTTTTAAATTTATGTTTCAAGAAGAATTAGCGATAGAAATTGCGCAAAACCGAACCTTTGAAACCTGGAGTTGCGGATTTTTAGCTACCATGAATTATCTGAAGAGAAATTCCAAGATGATGTTGAACGTATTTAATTCTTCGTACTGGCCTGAAACAAATACATATCTTACACATCTTTCTAATAAATTATTAGAGGATGTAGTTGATGAGTGCGTTGAAAAATTGGAAGTAAAATTGAAAGATAATGATAAAAAAATGATCATAAGTTTTTATAGGCATGTATTTAATGGGTTATTGATAGACTGGGTAAGTGAAGGTATGAAAGAGGAGCCAGAAATTATTCTTAAAGAACTTTTGATTATGGTACCGGGAAGTATACCACGTTCTGTAATTGCTTTTGTAGAAGAAACTAAAAAAATCCACAGATAA
- the gltX gene encoding glutamate--tRNA ligase has protein sequence MFEKLAEMIFKDVEHTTEYYIQKYPKRNLKEGARVTRYAPSPTGFQHIGGVFAALIDERIASQSEGIFYLRIEDTDQKREVQGAIEDTIATMHNFGLDFNEGMTGQDTFIGDYGPYRQSQRADIYNTFAKDLLLKGLAYPCFCTPEELTELREMQVANKITPGYYGEYAKFRNITEEEAIKKIENGEKYILRLKSPGNPEKRVEFHDLIKGDISFPENNQDIVLIKGDGLPTYHFAHAIDDFLMRTTDVIRGEEWLASLPIHVQLFEVLGFEAPKYAHIPTIMKQDGGSKRKLSKRKDAEAAVSYYKEVGYPTVTVIEYLLNIVNSTFEVWRAENPKVDYHEFEVLLEKMSKSGALFDLVKLNDVSKDCIAAMKAEDVYANYITWAKEFDEEMYKLVTENEAMTKAIFNIDKEGPKPRKDFAKWDEVKDKVSYFFDELFVKETVEQIELPKGVTLESAKDVIEVYKNEFNFNAESQEAWFEDLKEIGLRLGYCANRKDFKANPEQYKGMISDVAGAVRSALTHRTNSPDIYTIMHIIGEDKVRSRFEKFLSL, from the coding sequence ATGTTTGAAAAATTAGCAGAAATGATATTTAAAGATGTAGAGCACACAACAGAATATTATATTCAAAAATACCCAAAGAGAAATCTTAAAGAAGGAGCAAGAGTTACAAGATATGCACCAAGCCCAACTGGTTTCCAACATATAGGTGGAGTATTTGCTGCTTTAATAGATGAAAGAATAGCAAGTCAAAGTGAAGGGATTTTTTATTTAAGAATAGAAGATACAGATCAGAAAAGAGAAGTACAAGGAGCAATAGAAGATACTATAGCTACAATGCATAATTTTGGTTTAGACTTTAACGAAGGTATGACAGGTCAAGATACTTTTATAGGCGACTATGGTCCATATAGACAAAGTCAAAGAGCTGATATTTATAATACCTTTGCAAAGGATTTACTTTTAAAAGGGTTAGCGTATCCATGTTTTTGTACTCCAGAGGAATTAACAGAATTAAGAGAAATGCAAGTAGCTAATAAAATAACTCCTGGTTATTATGGAGAATATGCTAAATTCAGAAATATAACTGAAGAAGAAGCTATAAAGAAAATTGAAAATGGCGAAAAATATATTTTAAGATTAAAGTCACCAGGAAATCCAGAGAAGAGAGTAGAATTCCATGACTTAATAAAAGGAGATATATCTTTCCCAGAAAATAATCAAGATATAGTTCTTATCAAAGGCGATGGACTTCCTACATATCACTTTGCTCATGCAATAGATGATTTCTTAATGAGAACTACAGATGTAATAAGAGGAGAAGAATGGCTAGCATCACTTCCAATACATGTTCAATTATTTGAAGTTTTAGGTTTTGAAGCTCCCAAATATGCACACATTCCAACAATAATGAAGCAAGATGGTGGTTCAAAGAGAAAGCTTTCAAAGAGAAAGGATGCAGAAGCTGCTGTTTCTTACTACAAGGAAGTTGGATATCCGACAGTTACAGTAATTGAATATCTACTAAACATAGTTAATTCAACCTTTGAAGTATGGAGAGCTGAAAATCCTAAAGTTGATTATCATGAATTTGAAGTACTTTTAGAAAAAATGAGTAAAAGTGGTGCGTTATTTGATTTAGTTAAATTAAACGACGTATCTAAAGATTGTATTGCTGCTATGAAAGCAGAAGATGTATATGCAAATTACATAACTTGGGCAAAAGAATTTGATGAAGAAATGTATAAATTGGTCACAGAAAATGAAGCTATGACAAAAGCTATCTTCAACATAGATAAGGAAGGCCCAAAACCAAGAAAAGACTTTGCTAAGTGGGATGAAGTTAAAGATAAGGTGTCCTATTTCTTTGATGAATTATTTGTAAAAGAAACAGTAGAACAGATAGAACTGCCAAAGGGTGTTACTTTAGAATCAGCTAAAGATGTAATAGAAGTTTATAAAAATGAATTCAACTTTAATGCAGAAAGCCAAGAAGCTTGGTTTGAAGACTTAAAAGAAATTGGACTTAGACTAGGATACTGTGCAAACAGAAAAGATTTCAAGGCTAATCCAGAACAATATAAAGGTATGATTTCAGATGTTGCTGGTGCTGTAAGAAGTGCCTTAACTCATAGAACTAACTCCCCTGATATCTACACTATTATGCATATTATTGGTGAGGATAAGGTTAGAAGTAGATTTGAAAAGTTTTTAAGTTTATAA
- a CDS encoding 8-oxo-dGTP diphosphatase has translation MAKIELTNMCMIYDKIYNRVLVQDRIKSWKGISFPGGHVEDGESIIESTIREIKEETGLTISNLEPCGIIYWCNNETGDKYFVFNYRTEIFSGELLEKTDEGRVFWVDKDQLLSLSLADGFKERLPMFLEKKYSEGFGTWNEESESQLKFI, from the coding sequence ATGGCCAAGATAGAATTGACTAATATGTGCATGATTTATGATAAAATATATAATAGAGTTTTAGTTCAAGATAGGATCAAATCTTGGAAAGGAATTTCATTTCCAGGAGGTCATGTAGAAGATGGAGAAAGCATAATAGAGTCAACCATAAGAGAGATAAAAGAAGAAACAGGGCTAACGATATCCAATTTAGAGCCATGTGGAATTATATACTGGTGTAATAATGAAACTGGTGATAAATATTTTGTATTCAATTATAGAACAGAAATATTTAGTGGTGAATTATTAGAGAAAACTGATGAAGGTAGAGTATTTTGGGTGGATAAAGATCAGCTGTTAAGTCTTAGTTTAGCAGATGGTTTTAAAGAGAGGTTACCTATGTTTTTAGAGAAAAAGTATTCAGAAGGCTTTGGAACTTGGAATGAAGAAAGTGAAAGTCAATTAAAATTTATATAA
- a CDS encoding L-lactate MFS transporter — translation MKKIDRQIDTVPWSRWGYVILGIIIMMCLGTVYSWSVFRLHVEKLYSVGTTESGFPYMISLAFYALFMFLTSKHLEKYRPRNIIIFGSTLVAIGWILSSYAPNIYVLTLTYGVIIGAGVGITYGAPMTVIAKWFPEKKGLAVGLILGGFGLSPLITAPIARYLVELYGITETFKILGIAFGIIIPILSYPLKYPLNSEAKKIKETTGDKVNTDHKNTKEMLKTSSFKGLYFNFIIGSMIGLTLIGMTSNVGSGMIKIPSQTVTLLVSLFAIFNGVSRPIFGWVTDKLSPKKAMRISYSLSIFASVLMLIANEGSLLLFIMAFAIFWFNLGGWLAIAPTSTMNIYGEKYYSENYGVVFTAYGIGAVLGVAISGLLLDILNNYDAIFYFVIILCIIGILLSKKVSRDQ, via the coding sequence ATGAAAAAAATAGATAGGCAGATTGATACTGTACCTTGGAGTAGATGGGGATATGTAATTTTAGGAATTATTATTATGATGTGCTTAGGTACTGTATATTCATGGAGTGTTTTCAGACTACATGTAGAGAAGCTATATAGTGTAGGTACTACTGAAAGTGGATTCCCTTATATGATATCCTTGGCATTTTATGCGCTTTTTATGTTTTTAACAAGTAAGCATTTAGAAAAGTATAGACCGAGAAATATTATAATTTTTGGGTCAACCCTTGTAGCGATAGGTTGGATATTATCTTCGTATGCACCTAATATATATGTACTAACTCTTACCTATGGAGTTATAATTGGAGCTGGAGTTGGTATAACTTATGGTGCTCCAATGACGGTGATTGCAAAATGGTTTCCTGAAAAGAAAGGACTAGCAGTAGGTCTTATATTAGGTGGATTTGGTTTATCTCCACTTATAACAGCACCAATTGCAAGATATTTAGTAGAACTTTATGGAATAACTGAAACCTTTAAAATATTAGGAATAGCTTTTGGTATTATTATCCCTATTCTTTCATATCCATTGAAATATCCATTAAATAGTGAGGCAAAAAAAATAAAAGAAACAACTGGTGATAAGGTAAATACTGACCATAAAAACACTAAGGAAATGCTTAAAACCAGTAGTTTTAAAGGATTATATTTTAATTTTATTATTGGATCTATGATTGGGTTAACACTAATTGGGATGACGAGTAATGTTGGAAGTGGAATGATAAAGATACCATCGCAAACGGTAACTTTACTGGTTTCCCTTTTCGCAATATTCAATGGAGTAAGTAGACCGATTTTTGGGTGGGTTACTGATAAGTTATCACCTAAAAAAGCTATGAGAATTTCTTATAGTTTAAGTATTTTTGCATCAGTATTAATGTTGATAGCAAATGAGGGAAGCTTATTATTATTTATAATGGCCTTTGCGATATTTTGGTTTAATCTTGGTGGATGGTTAGCTATAGCACCAACCTCAACAATGAATATTTATGGAGAAAAATATTACAGTGAAAATTATGGAGTTGTCTTCACCGCATATGGTATAGGGGCAGTCCTTGGAGTTGCGATTTCGGGATTGTTATTAGATATACTCAATAATTATGATGCTATTTTTTATTTTGTAATTATTTTATGTATTATAGGAATACTTCTATCTAAAAAGGTTAGTAGGGATCAATAG
- the purE gene encoding 5-(carboxyamino)imidazole ribonucleotide mutase, whose protein sequence is MNENNLKKNNIPLVGIVMGSESDLRVMNMAAQIMEQLQVPYEIKVVSAHRTPERMYEYSKNAEERGLEAIIAGAGGAAHLPGMISSMTLLPVIGVPVKLKELDGMDSLLSIVQMPGGVPVATVGINNAKNAGILAARILGTKHKVIRNNLDSYINDIKEKVIFDLEDKVIESWDVGNEKNR, encoded by the coding sequence ATGAATGAAAACAATCTTAAAAAGAACAATATTCCATTAGTAGGCATTGTAATGGGCAGTGAATCAGACCTAAGAGTTATGAACATGGCTGCGCAAATAATGGAGCAGTTGCAAGTACCATATGAAATAAAGGTGGTATCTGCACATAGAACACCAGAGAGAATGTATGAATATTCAAAGAATGCTGAGGAAAGAGGCTTAGAAGCAATTATTGCTGGTGCTGGTGGAGCCGCTCATTTACCAGGAATGATTTCATCAATGACTTTATTACCTGTAATAGGGGTTCCTGTAAAACTAAAAGAGTTAGATGGAATGGATTCATTATTATCGATAGTGCAAATGCCGGGTGGAGTTCCGGTGGCTACAGTAGGAATCAATAATGCTAAAAACGCAGGCATTTTAGCTGCTAGAATTCTAGGCACTAAGCATAAAGTGATAAGAAATAATTTAGACAGTTATATAAATGATATAAAAGAAAAAGTTATATTCGATTTAGAAGATAAAGTTATTGAAAGTTGGGATGTAGGTAATGAAAAAAATAGATAG
- the purK gene encoding 5-(carboxyamino)imidazole ribonucleotide synthase — MNKREIVRLNPPSNIGIIGGGQLGRMLTVEAKRMGYNVIILDPKPNSPAAQVADKQITAEFTDINALRKLAEKTDVLTYEFEHIDVGLLNEIESKGYKIYPSSKTLKVIQNKYVQKSILKEAGIKVPAFYLVNSLEELRNIFYNLGEKIILKTCKGGYDGKGNIVVKNIKKLEDAYKEFSDKELMVEEFINYTKEVSIIVAKNHEDITFYPIAENNHKDSILINSIIPAKISKDTEEKIIEVAKKVVETLDDFGVFCIEFFIDTDLDVLVNEIAPRPHNSGHYSIEGCTTSQYEQLIRIVTGMPLGSTKLRLPCVMYNILGSDEVQGKYCINGVEEILDMEDCYFHLYGKEETSYLKKIGHITALADCVEMAERKAKKVMDSLVIKSLEVS; from the coding sequence ATGAATAAAAGAGAGATAGTTAGATTAAACCCACCTTCAAATATAGGAATTATTGGAGGGGGTCAATTAGGAAGAATGTTAACTGTAGAGGCTAAGAGAATGGGATACAACGTAATTATACTAGATCCAAAGCCGAATTCTCCAGCTGCACAGGTTGCTGATAAGCAAATTACAGCTGAGTTTACGGATATTAATGCTTTAAGAAAGCTAGCTGAAAAAACTGATGTTTTAACATATGAATTTGAGCATATCGACGTAGGATTGCTTAATGAGATAGAGAGCAAAGGTTATAAAATATATCCATCATCAAAGACTCTTAAGGTAATTCAAAATAAATATGTACAGAAAAGTATATTAAAAGAGGCAGGGATTAAAGTGCCAGCCTTTTATCTAGTTAATAGTTTAGAGGAACTTAGAAATATTTTTTATAATCTTGGCGAAAAAATTATATTGAAAACATGTAAAGGTGGTTATGACGGAAAAGGGAATATTGTAGTGAAAAATATTAAAAAGCTTGAAGATGCTTATAAAGAGTTTTCAGATAAAGAGCTAATGGTAGAAGAATTCATTAATTATACAAAAGAAGTTTCTATAATAGTGGCTAAAAATCATGAAGATATAACCTTTTATCCTATAGCTGAAAATAACCATAAGGATAGTATACTTATAAATTCAATAATACCAGCAAAAATTTCAAAGGACACAGAAGAAAAAATTATTGAAGTAGCTAAAAAAGTAGTTGAAACATTAGATGACTTTGGTGTGTTTTGTATAGAATTTTTTATCGACACTGATCTAGACGTGTTAGTAAATGAAATTGCGCCGAGACCGCATAATTCAGGTCATTATTCAATTGAAGGCTGTACTACGTCCCAATATGAACAACTTATTAGAATTGTAACAGGAATGCCTTTGGGTTCAACAAAATTGAGATTACCTTGTGTTATGTATAATATCCTAGGCAGTGATGAGGTTCAGGGAAAGTATTGTATCAATGGAGTTGAAGAAATTCTTGATATGGAAGATTGTTATTTTCATTTGTATGGTAAGGAAGAGACTAGCTACTTGAAAAAAATTGGGCACATAACAGCATTAGCTGATTGCGTTGAAATGGCAGAGAGAAAAGCGAAGAAAGTAATGGATAGTTTAGTGATAAAGTCTTTAGAAGTCTCTTAA
- a CDS encoding DUF2294 domain-containing protein, whose translation MTKGQIEAKISEAISRFEIEHMGRGPEKIRTVILEDLILIRLKGFLSKSEKSLAQNKEGIDLIKKVRIALFENARESLEEAVKSVLDVNIISTYSDVSTKTGEKIIGIVVDQNIEEKFIK comes from the coding sequence ATGACAAAAGGACAAATTGAGGCGAAGATAAGCGAAGCAATAAGTAGGTTTGAGATTGAGCATATGGGCAGAGGTCCAGAAAAAATCCGAACAGTTATACTTGAAGATTTAATACTTATAAGGCTTAAAGGTTTTTTGAGTAAGTCTGAAAAAAGTTTAGCACAAAATAAGGAAGGTATTGATTTAATTAAAAAAGTTAGAATTGCTTTATTTGAAAATGCTAGGGAAAGTTTAGAGGAAGCAGTAAAATCAGTACTTGATGTTAATATAATAAGTACTTATTCTGATGTGAGTACAAAAACAGGTGAAAAAATCATAGGAATAGTGGTAGACCAAAATATTGAAGAAAAATTTATAAAATAA
- a CDS encoding DUF3888 domain-containing protein gives MKKFTLVLILSMLLTTFSSSFVLADGKDKGGLGKYYGDEPLYQNLYEELLTPEITKEIGNYYGQYYNYDINKIDILNVYRSYDNFKVRITTTDKEKKIIHIDEMTVEINEGKVTIKDFKHISSRKI, from the coding sequence ATGAAAAAATTTACTTTAGTTTTAATCTTATCAATGCTTTTAACTACATTTTCTAGTTCATTTGTTCTTGCTGATGGCAAGGATAAAGGTGGATTAGGAAAATACTATGGAGATGAGCCGTTATATCAAAATCTTTATGAAGAATTATTAACTCCAGAGATAACCAAGGAGATTGGAAATTATTATGGTCAATACTACAATTATGATATCAATAAGATTGATATATTAAATGTTTACAGAAGTTATGATAATTTTAAGGTCAGAATTACTACTACAGATAAGGAAAAAAAGATTATACATATAGATGAAATGACTGTTGAAATAAATGAAGGAAAAGTTACAATAAAGGATTTTAAGCATATAAGTAGTAGAAAAATTTAG